One region of Qipengyuania gaetbuli genomic DNA includes:
- a CDS encoding helicase-related protein produces the protein MNDAPIKAVLGPTNTGKTHLAIERMCAHSSGAIGFPLRLLAREVYDRVVAIKGEKSVALITGEQRIEPPEARYLCCTAEAMPRDAGERAFVALDEAQLSADRERGHVFTDRLLNARGREETMILGAATLEPMVRALVPKAEISARPRFSTLTHIGPRKLSRLPPRSAVVAFSSEAVYAVAEMLRRFRGGAAVVMGALSPETRNKQVELFQNGEVDYIVATDAIGMGLNLDVNHVAFAGLTKFDGVRMRRLHPAEMAQIAGRAGRHQRDGTFGTLAGAGGKFGPSPEFTEEEIYAIEEHRFAPITKLFWREAEPRFDSLATLIADLETPPAHEALRLAPEAIDLATLKRLAEEPFAATIRRHGKVRRFWEACSLPDFRQRGPDVHARFVARLWQDLQEGYIGADYVAARISELDNTSGDIDTLQGRIAAIRSWAYICQRPDWVLARDEMASRARGVEAKLSDALHARLTERFVNRRTAILMKSLGQDAGLLPIALDAEGVLRVEDEALGHVEGFRFVVDQAANHADRKMLLAAAEKALPRILGERAEALAASDMADVELSRGAIRWKGHMLAKLNSRDGQLKPELEPARELATLPEASRKTLMAALGTWLDGKLEPLEPLHRMHVAATNPDAGSQARALLLNLIAGHGFVTREKAGLEHLPKEMRPFLRKIGVTFGALDIYSPLLLKPAPRQLLAALGIDRRPLQDAMLPVIPDAKKLPSGYRHAGTQAIRLDLAEKIFRAAHDARTKAGGKRRFALDLALPISIGLEEKNAERLLGQAGFRVQRARPLAEGTFGPPRPDQWEWRPSARRKQNQRPAPAPAKPREGSAFAGLADLMKQG, from the coding sequence GTGAACGACGCCCCGATCAAGGCGGTCCTCGGGCCCACCAATACCGGCAAGACCCACCTCGCCATCGAGCGCATGTGCGCGCATTCGAGCGGTGCGATCGGTTTCCCGCTGCGCCTGCTCGCCCGCGAGGTCTACGACCGGGTCGTGGCGATCAAGGGCGAGAAGTCGGTCGCGCTCATCACCGGCGAACAGCGGATCGAGCCGCCCGAGGCGCGCTATCTGTGCTGCACGGCGGAGGCGATGCCGCGCGATGCGGGCGAGCGGGCCTTCGTCGCGCTGGACGAGGCGCAATTGTCGGCCGACCGTGAGCGGGGGCATGTTTTCACAGACCGCCTGCTCAATGCGCGGGGACGTGAGGAAACCATGATCCTCGGCGCAGCCACGCTGGAGCCGATGGTTCGCGCATTGGTACCCAAGGCGGAGATCTCTGCCAGGCCGCGCTTTTCCACCCTCACCCATATCGGCCCGCGCAAGCTTTCGCGCCTGCCTCCGCGCAGTGCCGTCGTCGCGTTCAGTTCCGAAGCGGTCTATGCGGTCGCCGAGATGCTGCGCCGCTTTCGCGGTGGCGCCGCCGTGGTCATGGGCGCACTTTCACCGGAAACGCGCAACAAACAGGTCGAATTGTTCCAGAATGGTGAGGTGGATTACATCGTCGCCACCGACGCCATCGGCATGGGCCTCAACCTCGACGTGAACCATGTCGCCTTTGCCGGCCTGACCAAGTTCGACGGGGTGCGCATGCGGCGGCTGCATCCCGCAGAGATGGCGCAGATCGCCGGGCGTGCAGGGCGCCACCAGCGCGACGGCACTTTCGGCACGCTTGCCGGAGCGGGCGGCAAGTTCGGCCCCTCGCCCGAATTCACCGAGGAAGAGATTTACGCGATCGAGGAGCACCGCTTCGCCCCGATCACCAAGCTGTTCTGGCGCGAGGCGGAGCCGCGGTTCGATTCGCTCGCGACGCTCATCGCCGATCTCGAGACGCCTCCGGCCCACGAAGCCTTGCGGCTCGCGCCCGAGGCAATCGACCTCGCCACGCTGAAACGGCTGGCCGAGGAGCCCTTTGCCGCCACGATCCGCAGGCACGGCAAGGTGAGGCGCTTCTGGGAAGCCTGTTCGCTGCCCGATTTCCGCCAGCGCGGGCCCGACGTGCACGCCCGCTTCGTCGCACGCCTGTGGCAGGATCTGCAGGAGGGCTATATCGGCGCGGACTACGTTGCCGCGCGGATCTCGGAACTCGACAATACAAGCGGCGACATCGATACGCTCCAGGGGCGGATCGCCGCGATTCGCAGCTGGGCCTATATCTGCCAGCGTCCCGACTGGGTGCTGGCGCGTGACGAAATGGCGTCACGGGCAAGAGGCGTGGAAGCAAAACTGTCGGATGCGCTCCATGCGCGGCTGACCGAAAGATTCGTGAACCGGAGGACGGCAATCCTGATGAAATCGCTGGGACAGGACGCGGGGCTGCTCCCCATCGCGCTGGATGCAGAAGGCGTGCTGCGCGTCGAGGACGAGGCGCTCGGCCATGTCGAAGGGTTCCGCTTCGTCGTCGACCAGGCCGCCAACCACGCCGACCGCAAGATGCTGCTGGCTGCAGCCGAGAAGGCCCTGCCGCGCATCCTGGGCGAACGCGCCGAAGCGCTCGCCGCCTCGGATATGGCGGACGTGGAATTGTCGCGCGGGGCGATCCGGTGGAAGGGCCACATGCTGGCCAAGCTCAACTCGCGTGACGGACAACTAAAGCCGGAGCTCGAGCCCGCACGCGAGCTAGCAACCTTGCCCGAGGCATCGCGCAAGACGCTGATGGCCGCGCTCGGCACCTGGCTCGACGGCAAGCTCGAACCGCTCGAACCGCTGCACCGGATGCATGTTGCCGCCACCAATCCCGATGCCGGGTCGCAGGCGCGCGCGCTGCTGCTCAACCTCATCGCCGGGCACGGTTTCGTCACCCGCGAAAAGGCAGGGCTCGAACACCTGCCCAAGGAAATGCGCCCCTTCCTGCGCAAGATCGGCGTGACTTTCGGCGCGCTCGACATCTATTCGCCGTTGCTGCTCAAGCCCGCACCGCGCCAGCTGCTCGCAGCCCTCGGCATCGACCGGCGCCCGCTGCAGGACGCGATGCTCCCGGTCATTCCGGATGCGAAGAAGCTTCCGTCGGGATACCGCCATGCCGGGACGCAGGCGATCCGGCTGGACCTGGCGGAAAAGATCTTCCGCGCCGCGCACGATGCGCGGACCAAGGCCGGCGGGAAGCGGCGCTTCGCGCTCGACCTTGCCCTGCCCATCTCGATCGGGCTGGAGGAAAAGAACGCCGAGCGCCTGCTGGGCCAGGCAGGCTTTCGCGTCCAGCGCGCCCGCCCGCTGGCCGAAGGCACCTTCGGACCGCCGCGTCCCGACCAGTGGGAATGGCGCCCCTCGGCACGGCGCAAGCAGAACCAGCGCCCAGCGCCCGCACCGGCGAAACCGCGCGAAGGCAGCGCCTTTGCCGGCCTTGCCGACCTCATGAAACAAGGCTGA
- a CDS encoding CarD family transcriptional regulator: protein MASKADAFDVGDYVVYPKHGVGRVIELQSEEIAGMQLDLYVLRFEKERMTLRVPVNKVESIGMRKLSSDKTLKEAMETLKGKPKVKRTMWSRRAQEYEAKINSGEIVLIAEVTRDLFRPDDQPEQSYSERQIFEAASSRLARELAAMEKTDEATALEKILDVLREHAPQYYENTEEA, encoded by the coding sequence ATGGCGAGCAAGGCTGATGCCTTCGACGTTGGCGACTACGTTGTCTATCCCAAGCACGGCGTTGGCCGTGTCATCGAACTGCAGAGCGAAGAAATCGCCGGCATGCAGCTCGACCTCTACGTGCTCCGCTTCGAGAAGGAACGCATGACGCTGCGCGTTCCGGTCAACAAGGTCGAATCGATCGGCATGCGCAAGCTGTCGTCGGACAAGACGCTCAAGGAAGCGATGGAAACCCTGAAGGGCAAGCCCAAGGTGAAGCGCACCATGTGGTCGCGCCGCGCCCAGGAATACGAAGCGAAGATCAATTCGGGCGAAATCGTCCTGATCGCCGAGGTGACCCGCGACCTGTTCCGCCCGGACGACCAGCCGGAACAGAGCTATTCGGAACGCCAGATCTTCGAAGCGGCATCCAGCCGTCTCGCCCGCGAACTCGCGGCGATGGAGAAGACCGACGAAGCGACCGCGCTCGAGAAGATCCTCGACGTGCTGCGCGAACATGCGCCGCAATATTACGAGAACACCGAAGAAGCCTGA
- a CDS encoding L-threonylcarbamoyladenylate synthase, with translation MGGKYATETLQADEGGIAHAAAILREGGLVAVPTETVYGLAARADCDAAVARIYEAKGRPSFNPLIVHVSTIEQARELAQFSAEAEALAEEHWPGPLTLVLPRREDAGLAAAVTAGLPTVALRMPDHPVMRAVLNETGAPVAAPSANRSGFISPTSAAHVLASLDGRIDAVLDAGECRAGLESTIVAVREDGNLEELRPGPVKVAPRNSSPDGSGIEAPGQLASHYAPGKPVRLGAADAQPDEFLIGFGAVAGDCTLSASGDLIEAASRLYACLHEGARSDKPRIAVAPVPHEGVGVAINDRLRRAATPPN, from the coding sequence TACGGAAACGCTTCAGGCCGACGAAGGTGGCATCGCCCACGCGGCTGCGATTCTGCGCGAGGGCGGCCTCGTCGCCGTGCCGACAGAGACGGTTTACGGCCTTGCTGCGCGGGCCGACTGCGACGCCGCGGTGGCGCGGATTTACGAGGCGAAAGGGCGCCCCAGCTTCAACCCGCTGATCGTCCATGTCTCGACCATCGAGCAGGCAAGGGAACTGGCGCAATTCAGCGCCGAAGCGGAGGCCTTGGCAGAAGAGCACTGGCCCGGACCTCTGACACTCGTGCTTCCGCGCCGCGAGGATGCGGGACTTGCGGCGGCAGTCACTGCAGGCCTCCCGACCGTTGCGCTGCGCATGCCTGATCATCCGGTGATGCGCGCGGTCCTAAATGAAACCGGTGCGCCCGTCGCTGCGCCCTCTGCCAATCGAAGCGGCTTCATCAGCCCGACCAGCGCGGCCCATGTGCTGGCCTCGCTCGACGGACGGATCGATGCGGTGCTCGACGCGGGCGAATGTCGTGCCGGACTCGAATCGACCATCGTGGCAGTACGCGAGGACGGCAATCTTGAAGAACTGCGACCGGGCCCGGTCAAAGTCGCGCCGCGCAACTCTTCCCCGGACGGCAGCGGTATCGAGGCGCCGGGGCAGCTGGCGAGCCATTACGCGCCGGGCAAGCCCGTTCGCCTTGGGGCCGCAGACGCGCAGCCGGACGAATTCCTGATCGGCTTCGGCGCGGTTGCGGGCGATTGCACGCTGTCGGCAAGTGGCGACCTGATCGAGGCGGCGTCACGCCTCTATGCCTGTCTCCACGAAGGTGCGCGGTCGGACAAGCCGCGCATCGCGGTCGCACCTGTTCCGCATGAAGGGGTAGGCGTGGCGATCAACGACCGCCTGCGTAGGGCGGCGACGCCTCCGAACTAG
- the fdxA gene encoding ferredoxin FdxA: MTYVVTDACIKCKYTDCVEVCPVDCFYEGENMLVINPSECIDCGVCEPECPAEAILPDTEDNLEKWLELNTKYSAEWPNITQKKEPPADADDHKGEEDKFDKYFSTEPGEGD; the protein is encoded by the coding sequence ATGACCTACGTCGTCACCGACGCCTGCATCAAATGCAAATACACCGATTGCGTCGAGGTCTGTCCCGTCGACTGTTTCTACGAGGGCGAGAACATGCTCGTCATCAACCCGTCGGAATGCATCGACTGCGGCGTGTGCGAACCCGAATGCCCGGCCGAGGCGATCCTGCCCGATACCGAGGACAATCTCGAGAAGTGGCTGGAGTTGAACACCAAGTATTCCGCCGAATGGCCGAACATCACCCAGAAGAAGGAACCGCCGGCCGACGCCGACGATCACAAGGGTGAAGAGGACAAGTTCGACAAGTACTTCAGCACCGAACCCGGCGAAGGCGACTGA
- a CDS encoding head GIN domain-containing protein produces MMITRILKGLAPVAALAAGALLAGCDGVNIQIGDGEGVPLAELDTSGAAPTEIVLAAPDNVIVTHGAALDIDVTGDQAAVDAMRFHIEKDALAISRAKDSGKDLGRATVRVTMPSLKAMVLAGSGTIEADRMDDNADVTVAGSGSVKVAKMDVSSLDVTIAGSGDFEATGSTDKLDLTVAGSGSSKMGGLKAGSADISVVGSGDAEFDSDGTVDASIVGAGSVTVNGNATCTVSSVGSGKLTCKGGTTKSKAQAPEPPAAPEAPEAPEAPEG; encoded by the coding sequence ATGATGATTACCAGGATTCTCAAGGGACTCGCCCCGGTCGCAGCACTGGCGGCGGGCGCACTCCTCGCAGGTTGCGACGGGGTCAACATCCAGATCGGCGATGGCGAAGGCGTGCCGCTGGCGGAACTCGACACGAGCGGCGCCGCGCCGACCGAAATCGTCCTTGCCGCCCCCGACAACGTAATTGTCACCCACGGCGCAGCGCTCGACATCGACGTGACCGGCGACCAGGCGGCCGTGGATGCCATGCGTTTCCACATCGAAAAGGACGCGCTGGCCATCTCGCGCGCCAAGGACAGCGGCAAGGATCTCGGCCGCGCCACCGTGCGCGTCACCATGCCCAGCCTCAAGGCCATGGTCCTTGCCGGTTCGGGCACGATCGAGGCCGATCGCATGGACGATAACGCCGACGTCACGGTGGCCGGATCGGGTTCGGTCAAGGTCGCGAAGATGGACGTCAGCAGCCTCGACGTGACCATCGCCGGTTCCGGCGATTTCGAAGCGACCGGCAGCACGGACAAGCTCGACCTGACCGTTGCCGGCTCGGGCAGCAGCAAGATGGGCGGCCTCAAGGCCGGGTCCGCCGATATCTCGGTGGTCGGATCGGGCGATGCCGAATTCGATTCCGACGGCACGGTTGATGCCAGCATCGTGGGCGCGGGCAGCGTCACCGTGAACGGCAATGCGACCTGCACGGTATCGTCGGTCGGATCGGGCAAGCTGACCTGCAAGGGCGGCACCACCAAATCCAAGGCCCAGGCACCCGAACCGCCGGCAGCACCCGAGGCTCCCGAAGCACCGGAGGCTCCGGAAGGCTAA
- a CDS encoding RNA-binding S4 domain-containing protein — protein sequence MRIDRLLCFLRFARTRSAAQRLVEEGHIRRNGERVTRASRDIAIGDVLTLPLGNAVRLIEVVELPTRRGPPREAAACYRELDPGGQSGIAAP from the coding sequence GTGCGGATCGACCGCCTGCTGTGCTTCCTGCGCTTCGCGCGCACACGAAGCGCGGCTCAGAGGCTGGTCGAAGAGGGGCACATCCGCCGCAATGGCGAGCGCGTGACGCGTGCCAGCCGGGACATTGCCATCGGTGATGTGCTCACTCTCCCGCTGGGGAACGCGGTGCGCCTGATCGAGGTTGTGGAGTTGCCGACGCGCCGCGGTCCGCCGCGCGAAGCAGCGGCCTGCTATCGCGAACTTGACCCGGGCGGGCAAAGCGGAATAGCAGCACCTTAG